A single genomic interval of Vibrio maritimus harbors:
- a CDS encoding carboxypeptidase regulatory-like domain-containing protein, with protein sequence MQNLGKAWAVTLLAASLVGCGEDDATIAADNGINGGNNNTDNQEAYYQVRITVLDVNTQSPLSGVVVDISGKMATTNAQGEANFELEDGNYTATLTMSGYQTAQHSFDVSGANLTTSVELTQTAETPELPEVGFIFDSSNEGSFAIEYWGDDWGSGSGISTANDDPDYGEVLVVTSGTNWGKGAAIAWGNEAENSIDASVYTHLSFKIKPEGFANIEVVVQGSDITESKTMYATDSGEALDNGWYQFEVPFSSTAELVWLGLVLPSDVDGMAKLTDIALITKQVEYSQPSVSAPVPSVSDEDAFALFSDTLTEDKFISVWNANWWNAPLYTSASIDGDNYARYEIVGAGTEGGVAGIEYGIEYGSIDVSQHDNWHIDLYVESGVRQVLLQLVSTDGSSSYMIDAPQTDQWLSLDIPFASMTLNGDVALNSAQMQMIGLQLWGDEGKAVFVDNLYFSGTAITHQLQVLVTDDLGMPIPNAQVSVGVDGEHDAAYKVTTDAAGFADLSLSQGKQKVKVSADGFAVAQQIIQVEEGIQPVFALQRLATGPTEAAPVPNVSSDDVISLYSDGLTSNHWITNWSDPWWNPPTHSEITIDGNLTAKFDITPDGEEGGVTGIQYGIETPVDASDKTGLRFDFYATSGVTKAVFQLLSGSQPLFYTIENVETGSWISVELGFDALEAGPDYDRANMQQLGMQLFGTSSDSVYLDNIYFY encoded by the coding sequence ATGCAAAATCTAGGAAAAGCATGGGCGGTTACCCTTCTCGCCGCCAGTTTAGTTGGCTGTGGTGAGGACGATGCAACCATTGCTGCAGACAACGGAATAAACGGTGGTAATAACAACACAGACAATCAAGAGGCTTATTATCAGGTTCGTATCACGGTACTTGACGTTAACACTCAAAGCCCGCTATCGGGAGTCGTTGTCGATATCAGTGGCAAGATGGCAACGACGAACGCGCAAGGTGAGGCGAACTTTGAATTAGAAGACGGAAACTACACAGCGACGTTAACGATGAGTGGCTATCAAACGGCACAGCATAGTTTCGATGTGTCGGGCGCGAACTTAACGACTTCGGTAGAACTTACTCAAACTGCAGAAACGCCGGAATTACCAGAGGTTGGTTTTATTTTTGACTCCAGCAACGAAGGTTCATTTGCTATTGAATATTGGGGAGATGATTGGGGCTCTGGTTCTGGAATCAGCACTGCGAATGACGACCCTGATTACGGCGAGGTGCTTGTTGTCACGAGTGGCACCAACTGGGGAAAAGGAGCGGCTATTGCTTGGGGTAATGAAGCTGAAAACAGTATTGATGCTTCGGTGTATACCCATCTCAGCTTCAAGATTAAACCAGAGGGTTTTGCAAACATAGAAGTTGTCGTCCAAGGTTCTGATATCACTGAGTCCAAAACCATGTATGCGACAGATTCTGGTGAAGCACTAGATAATGGCTGGTACCAGTTTGAGGTGCCATTTTCTAGCACCGCAGAATTGGTTTGGTTAGGGTTGGTGCTGCCAAGTGACGTCGATGGAATGGCTAAGTTGACCGACATTGCTTTGATTACTAAGCAAGTGGAATACAGCCAACCAAGCGTCAGTGCGCCAGTACCTTCTGTCAGCGATGAAGATGCGTTTGCGCTGTTTAGTGATACGCTCACGGAAGATAAGTTTATTTCTGTTTGGAACGCCAATTGGTGGAATGCTCCTTTATATACATCAGCCAGTATTGATGGTGATAACTACGCGCGCTATGAGATTGTTGGAGCAGGCACCGAGGGCGGCGTAGCAGGGATCGAGTATGGTATTGAATACGGGAGCATTGATGTTTCTCAACACGATAACTGGCACATCGATCTCTACGTTGAATCGGGCGTGAGGCAAGTATTGCTTCAGCTCGTTTCTACAGACGGTTCCAGCAGCTACATGATAGATGCTCCCCAGACCGACCAGTGGTTGTCACTGGATATTCCTTTTGCGTCAATGACCTTAAATGGCGATGTCGCGCTCAATAGCGCTCAAATGCAAATGATAGGTTTGCAGCTTTGGGGTGATGAAGGGAAAGCAGTATTTGTTGATAACCTCTACTTCTCTGGTACGGCGATTACTCATCAACTACAAGTACTGGTGACTGACGATCTAGGAATGCCAATCCCGAATGCGCAAGTGTCGGTCGGTGTCGACGGCGAACATGATGCAGCCTATAAAGTGACAACAGATGCCGCCGGTTTTGCTGACCTTTCACTTTCACAAGGTAAGCAGAAGGTCAAAGTGAGCGCTGATGGCTTTGCAGTGGCCCAGCAAATCATTCAAGTAGAAGAGGGGATACAGCCAGTATTTGCGTTACAACGATTGGCGACCGGTCCGACTGAAGCTGCGCCGGTACCTAATGTCTCAAGTGATGATGTGATTTCTTTATACAGCGACGGCCTAACGAGCAATCATTGGATTACCAACTGGTCCGATCCATGGTGGAATCCGCCAACACATTCTGAAATCACTATTGATGGTAATCTGACCGCTAAGTTCGACATTACGCCAGATGGAGAAGAGGGCGGTGTGACTGGAATCCAATATGGCATAGAGACACCAGTCGATGCTTCAGACAAAACGGGTCTGCGCTTCGACTTCTACGCTACATCTGGAGTCACCAAAGCGGTATTCCAATTATTGTCCGGCTCTCAACCCCTGTTTTATACTATTGAGAATGTAGAAACGGGCTCTTGGATTTCAGTAGAGCTAGGCTTTGATGCGCTAGAGGCAGGTCCGGATTATGACCGCGCCAACATGCAGCAGCTTGGTATGCAGTTATTTGGTACGTCTAGCGATAGTGTGTATTTGGATAATATTTACTTCTACTAA
- a CDS encoding LysR family transcriptional regulator — protein MAKDLFANLDLNLLRTFIILNQERNMRKASERLFVSQPAVSKALQRLRDHFEDELFVKTHHGLRATEKANQLAESISPLMDELASAVNHSSEFDPAELDVTLKLAISPFFLSGIAQDLFKAIRSEAPNVQVQLLNWSKSTIQDLVNDDIHLGLNYGISHAPKELLQKKLADDTFKGYVRADHPYNKDYLEIDDGVDFEIATLIAADWNSNQSNSEKMIKMRGHEPNIVFRSELPSAIIDVVKNSDMLFPSSSYLKLDSHSGLRALDIYFGKVTIDTDIHAIYHYKNRNNATTLWLRSLIKRVLLRDNPGLSEQ, from the coding sequence ATGGCTAAAGACTTATTCGCTAACCTCGATCTAAACCTCCTTCGCACCTTCATCATTTTGAATCAAGAACGCAATATGCGAAAAGCATCAGAGCGTTTATTTGTCTCACAACCGGCTGTAAGTAAGGCGCTTCAACGTCTGCGCGATCATTTTGAAGATGAGTTATTTGTGAAGACACACCATGGTTTGCGAGCGACAGAAAAAGCGAATCAGTTAGCAGAGTCTATCTCACCATTGATGGATGAACTTGCCAGTGCGGTTAATCATTCCAGTGAATTTGATCCGGCGGAATTAGATGTGACGCTCAAGTTAGCGATATCGCCATTCTTTCTCTCAGGTATAGCGCAAGATCTATTTAAGGCAATTAGGTCTGAGGCTCCTAATGTGCAAGTTCAACTTCTTAATTGGAGCAAGTCGACTATTCAGGACCTAGTCAACGATGATATTCATTTAGGATTGAACTACGGCATATCCCACGCACCAAAAGAACTGCTTCAAAAGAAGCTTGCTGATGATACGTTCAAAGGCTACGTGCGGGCTGACCATCCATACAACAAAGATTATCTTGAAATTGATGACGGCGTAGACTTTGAAATTGCGACATTAATCGCGGCCGATTGGAACTCGAATCAATCAAACTCAGAGAAAATGATTAAGATGCGAGGACACGAGCCCAATATCGTATTCCGCTCAGAGCTACCTTCAGCAATCATCGATGTTGTTAAAAATTCAGACATGCTTTTTCCGAGTTCGAGCTACCTCAAACTAGATTCCCATTCAGGACTAAGAGCATTAGATATCTATTTTGGTAAAGTCACCATCGATACAGATATCCATGCAATTTATCACTATAAGAACAGAAACAACGCAACAACTCTATGGTTGCGATCGTTAATCAAAAGAGTCTTATTACGTGATAACCCAGGGTTATCAGAACAATAA
- a CDS encoding glycoside hydrolase family 16 protein, translating into MRKMKHTPTVLGSVVSLALLSGCASTEEGESANTDLVQTKAPVELTNVPVAVSDDWQLVWEDQFEGDTISKRNWSFETNCWGGGNNEQQCYTDRSKNAFVKDGMLHIVAHKERFTGPDNPEGKAGINKTLPYTSARLRTKGKRDQKYGRFEIRAKLPSGQGTWPAIWMLPTENKYGTWAASGEIDIMEAVNLKVQSDAPGAKEGDGENRIYGSLHYGKNWPDNVYSGQGATLPDGVNPADGFHTYAIEWEEGEIRWYVDDLHYATQTQDGWYSQYEKEKGLVVNAEGAAPFNEKFHLLLNLAIGGSWPANANYGGVDDNDYPKTMLVDYVKVYRCGVDRWKGHGCSSHSEFAKLVEGHEAPAILAADDSYAEGPTLEIFTDTLNAALAYASYDPVNIVEHKIAQEDERGSVLEITKQNGAGNLYFRSPVTDMTEWKKEGTLVFDIKVEEGADTELLIKMDSGWPNTSDYVVPKSNVGEWKQVKIAIADILDSDNSFAPGAQADPKAVNNILVFEPQGAMTFKLDNIRFER; encoded by the coding sequence ATGCGAAAAATGAAGCACACACCCACGGTTCTAGGTTCGGTGGTTTCTTTGGCTCTACTGTCAGGTTGTGCCAGTACTGAAGAAGGCGAGAGCGCGAATACGGATTTAGTCCAAACCAAAGCGCCAGTAGAACTGACTAACGTGCCCGTAGCGGTCAGTGACGATTGGCAACTCGTCTGGGAAGATCAATTTGAAGGTGACACCATCAGTAAGCGCAATTGGAGCTTTGAAACCAACTGTTGGGGTGGCGGTAACAATGAACAGCAATGTTATACCGATAGGAGCAAAAACGCGTTTGTAAAAGATGGAATGCTCCACATTGTTGCTCACAAAGAGCGCTTCACGGGACCGGATAACCCTGAGGGCAAAGCCGGTATTAACAAGACGCTCCCTTATACCTCTGCCAGACTTCGCACCAAAGGAAAGCGAGATCAGAAATACGGCCGATTTGAAATACGAGCCAAACTACCAAGCGGACAAGGCACGTGGCCTGCAATTTGGATGCTACCCACTGAAAACAAATACGGCACATGGGCTGCATCTGGTGAGATAGACATAATGGAAGCCGTTAACCTTAAGGTTCAGTCTGATGCACCGGGAGCAAAAGAAGGCGATGGTGAGAACCGTATCTATGGCAGCCTGCACTATGGTAAAAACTGGCCGGATAACGTTTATAGCGGACAGGGAGCGACGCTACCCGATGGCGTTAACCCAGCCGATGGTTTCCACACGTATGCAATAGAGTGGGAAGAGGGTGAGATACGCTGGTATGTCGACGATCTGCATTATGCGACGCAAACTCAAGACGGTTGGTACAGCCAATATGAGAAAGAAAAAGGGCTTGTGGTCAATGCGGAAGGTGCGGCGCCTTTCAACGAGAAGTTTCACTTACTACTTAACCTAGCGATCGGTGGTTCATGGCCAGCGAATGCCAACTATGGTGGCGTTGATGACAATGATTACCCAAAAACTATGCTGGTGGATTACGTTAAGGTGTATCGCTGCGGTGTTGACCGATGGAAGGGGCACGGATGTTCAAGCCACTCGGAATTTGCGAAGTTAGTTGAGGGACACGAAGCGCCAGCAATATTGGCAGCAGATGATAGCTACGCAGAAGGGCCAACGCTTGAAATCTTTACGGATACGCTGAATGCAGCGCTTGCATACGCCAGCTATGACCCAGTGAATATTGTCGAACACAAAATAGCGCAAGAAGACGAAAGAGGGTCAGTTCTAGAGATCACTAAACAAAACGGCGCGGGTAACCTCTATTTCCGCTCCCCGGTTACTGATATGACGGAATGGAAAAAAGAAGGAACGTTGGTCTTTGATATCAAAGTAGAAGAGGGAGCAGATACTGAGCTGCTAATAAAGATGGATAGCGGCTGGCCAAATACAAGCGACTACGTGGTACCAAAATCGAACGTGGGAGAGTGGAAGCAAGTGAAAATCGCCATTGCAGACATCCTCGATAGTGACAACAGTTTCGCTCCAGGAGCACAAGCTGACCCGAAAGCAGTAAATAATATCTTGGTTTTTGAACCACAAGGGGCCATGACGTTCAAACTTGATAACATTCGATTTGAAAGATAA
- a CDS encoding glycoside hydrolase family 16 protein yields MTTWFRRLGLLIIGVFTVPVLAGWQVHWIDTFEGNSVNWNNWTAQTQANYNNEVQCYTDDDSSEQRNYDVSDGTLKIIARKGTNQCMTLSGQTKTWTSGRINTKDKQEFLYGRLEARIRFHNLEGGTWPAFWMLENRIAEQPIKGDNDNVGWPNVGASEIDVWEWFSNEPESYITNFFNTAHSCGSEYRYTYPNGAQDVLDWHRYAMEWDENEIAFYIDDELVTRHDVSQCPRYKEPMFVLLNVAMGGMLGGNIDPSLQQATMEVDYIAHCQRSASNDIQYCDEDTPIADPNETIPERPSAGVDSTSNGGAQSLWTLLALLTIAAIKKRKPNTRK; encoded by the coding sequence ATGACCACTTGGTTTAGACGTCTTGGTCTACTGATCATCGGCGTTTTTACTGTGCCAGTTTTGGCGGGTTGGCAAGTTCACTGGATTGATACCTTCGAGGGCAATAGCGTCAACTGGAATAATTGGACTGCTCAAACTCAAGCCAACTACAACAATGAAGTTCAGTGTTATACAGATGATGACTCATCTGAACAGCGTAACTACGACGTATCGGATGGCACTTTGAAAATCATTGCTCGTAAAGGCACGAATCAGTGTATGACCTTGAGCGGACAAACAAAGACTTGGACCTCAGGTCGAATTAATACCAAAGACAAGCAGGAATTTTTGTATGGTCGCTTGGAAGCTAGAATTCGCTTTCACAATCTTGAGGGAGGGACATGGCCCGCCTTCTGGATGTTGGAAAATCGTATTGCTGAGCAGCCAATCAAAGGTGACAACGACAATGTAGGTTGGCCCAATGTTGGCGCGAGTGAGATAGATGTTTGGGAATGGTTTTCTAATGAACCAGAAAGTTACATTACCAATTTTTTCAATACCGCACATTCTTGCGGAAGCGAGTATCGCTACACCTACCCCAATGGTGCACAAGATGTTCTTGATTGGCATCGCTATGCCATGGAGTGGGATGAAAACGAGATAGCCTTCTACATCGATGATGAGTTGGTGACAAGACACGATGTGAGCCAGTGCCCACGTTATAAAGAACCTATGTTCGTCTTACTCAATGTCGCAATGGGCGGCATGCTTGGCGGCAATATTGACCCAAGCCTTCAGCAGGCAACCATGGAGGTCGATTATATTGCGCATTGCCAACGTTCTGCCTCCAACGATATTCAATATTGCGATGAAGATACGCCCATCGCCGATCCCAATGAAACCATTCCAGAACGACCAAGTGCAGGCGTTGATTCGACATCGAATGGCGGCGCGCAATCTCTATGGACACTCCTTGCACTACTGACCATAGCTGCAATCAAAAAACGGAAACCAAACACAAGGAAATAA
- a CDS encoding ABC transporter ATP-binding protein, translating into MTKDDPKHVLSIDSLSVGFGRGKNIEQVTFDVSLDIRKGETLALVGESGSGKSVTANSILKLLPKGSSHYLNGHIKFDDIDMLNCSERQLRGIRGGRIGMIFQEPMVSLNPLHKIGRQLVETLAVHRGMRTNKAEQLAISWLKKVGIRNPEQKITAYPHELSGGERQRVMIAMALINEPELLIADEPTTALDVSVQAQILDLLKDLQKEMGMAMLFITHDLSIVRRIADRVAVMQQGKLVEVGECQQVFTTPSHPYTQKLINSDPRGLPVEVNKQATPLLSVENLKVWFPIKGGLFRRVIDHVKAVTDMKFELKQGYSIGLVGESGSGKSTTGMAILKLVQSEGLIEFDGQDIQSLDRKGMLPYRSRMQVVFQDPFSALNPRMSVAQVIGEGLRVHFEHDEQTLDSMICDVMREVDLDPETRHRYPNEFSGGQRQRIAIARALILKPEFILLDEPTSSLDRTVQAQVLDLLKELQVKHGLTYLFISHDLNVVKSLCHYTIVMKDGQIVEQGSTQHLFANPEKDYTKTLVSLSAF; encoded by the coding sequence ATGACAAAAGACGATCCTAAACACGTTCTCTCAATCGACAGCCTATCGGTGGGTTTTGGTCGAGGTAAGAACATCGAACAGGTGACGTTCGATGTATCGCTGGATATTCGTAAGGGCGAAACACTGGCACTGGTTGGCGAAAGTGGCTCTGGCAAATCGGTCACGGCCAACTCTATTCTCAAGCTGTTACCAAAAGGCTCTAGTCACTATTTGAACGGTCACATTAAGTTTGACGATATTGATATGCTCAATTGCTCAGAGCGCCAATTGAGAGGTATTCGTGGCGGTCGTATTGGAATGATTTTCCAAGAGCCGATGGTCTCACTTAATCCACTGCATAAAATCGGACGTCAGCTAGTTGAAACACTAGCGGTTCACCGTGGTATGCGAACCAATAAAGCAGAGCAACTGGCAATCAGCTGGCTCAAAAAAGTGGGGATTCGTAACCCTGAGCAGAAGATTACTGCGTATCCTCATGAACTGTCTGGGGGTGAGAGACAGCGCGTTATGATTGCGATGGCGCTTATTAATGAACCTGAACTCTTAATAGCTGATGAGCCTACTACTGCGCTGGATGTATCTGTTCAGGCGCAAATTCTCGATTTGCTGAAAGACCTGCAAAAAGAGATGGGGATGGCGATGCTGTTCATTACTCATGATCTGAGTATCGTGCGTCGTATCGCAGACCGTGTTGCCGTTATGCAGCAAGGCAAATTGGTTGAAGTCGGAGAGTGCCAGCAGGTGTTTACTACTCCAAGCCATCCATACACGCAGAAACTTATTAACTCCGACCCAAGGGGTCTGCCTGTTGAGGTGAATAAGCAAGCGACACCTTTACTGTCTGTTGAAAACCTTAAAGTGTGGTTTCCAATTAAAGGCGGTTTATTCAGACGTGTTATCGACCATGTTAAAGCTGTGACCGATATGAAGTTCGAACTGAAACAGGGCTACTCTATCGGCTTAGTAGGAGAGAGCGGCTCTGGTAAGTCGACGACGGGTATGGCTATTCTCAAGCTGGTCCAAAGTGAGGGCTTGATTGAGTTTGATGGTCAAGATATTCAATCATTAGACCGCAAAGGCATGCTGCCTTATCGAAGTCGGATGCAGGTCGTTTTCCAAGACCCATTCTCAGCCTTAAACCCGAGGATGTCTGTTGCCCAAGTTATCGGGGAAGGTTTAAGAGTTCACTTTGAACATGACGAGCAAACCTTAGACTCTATGATTTGCGATGTGATGCGAGAGGTGGACCTCGACCCAGAAACAAGGCACCGTTATCCAAACGAGTTTTCTGGTGGTCAGAGGCAACGCATCGCTATTGCACGTGCGCTGATTCTAAAGCCCGAGTTCATTCTGCTCGATGAACCAACCTCCTCGTTGGATAGGACGGTTCAGGCTCAGGTTTTAGACTTATTGAAAGAGCTACAAGTGAAGCACGGTCTGACTTACCTGTTTATCTCCCATGACTTGAATGTGGTCAAATCGCTGTGTCATTACACGATAGTGATGAAAGACGGTCAAATAGTGGAGCAGGGTAGCACGCAACATCTGTTTGCGAACCCAGAAAAGGACTACACCAAGACGCTCGTCTCGCTATCCGCATTTTAG
- a CDS encoding DUF3106 domain-containing protein yields MKLKLISAVIAASFLAGCSSSGSSNGGDSGPAPQEGFADVTYLEGNDFDGAYVSGDQGDYDALILRGTEGVTAVYINGQIFTVENSVVYDNDGNKVGDIQTKGNQVAIVNENGQTLVLAYNNGRLSADVSGIDSSPDFGITPPQFIPADEAVRKVQKEQLYKLAIDAGHDDLAKSIRMSINPGSATDEERANNAGNVMVNIFESDNTVRQLYALSKITIANGDPSTSLLATLMYDISKGTNEELKGNILNSWNSVAEKLARFETHDSFDSLASAVDRVTKVTDEQNRKAIALFKNIQVHGWEWTKNAIKEGIIAGLDLDFGQIPPEKAPRNLTPEQRKEIAEKVRSLSQEQRQQIKQAVKDRVGRS; encoded by the coding sequence ATGAAACTTAAATTAATCAGTGCAGTTATCGCAGCGTCATTTTTAGCGGGTTGTTCATCTAGTGGTTCAAGCAATGGTGGTGATTCTGGGCCAGCTCCACAAGAGGGGTTTGCTGATGTAACATACCTTGAAGGCAATGACTTTGACGGCGCTTATGTTTCGGGAGATCAAGGAGACTACGATGCACTGATTCTTCGCGGCACCGAAGGTGTTACTGCTGTCTACATCAACGGTCAAATCTTTACAGTCGAAAACTCAGTTGTCTATGATAACGACGGGAATAAAGTTGGAGATATCCAAACTAAAGGCAACCAGGTCGCTATTGTAAATGAAAATGGTCAAACTCTAGTTCTTGCTTATAACAATGGTCGTTTATCCGCCGATGTTAGTGGTATCGACTCATCGCCTGATTTCGGTATCACACCTCCACAATTCATTCCTGCGGATGAAGCCGTACGAAAAGTTCAAAAAGAACAACTCTACAAGCTAGCAATTGATGCCGGTCATGACGATCTCGCGAAGTCTATCAGGATGAGTATCAACCCAGGCTCTGCAACTGATGAGGAAAGAGCAAACAATGCCGGTAATGTGATGGTAAATATATTTGAGTCCGACAATACAGTTCGTCAATTGTATGCTCTATCAAAAATCACAATCGCAAACGGCGACCCTTCAACGTCACTACTAGCTACTCTGATGTACGACATAAGCAAAGGGACAAATGAAGAGCTAAAAGGAAATATCTTAAACAGCTGGAATAGCGTCGCAGAAAAACTAGCTCGCTTTGAAACACATGACAGTTTTGACTCGCTTGCTAGCGCTGTGGACCGTGTAACCAAAGTTACAGATGAACAAAACCGAAAAGCAATCGCGTTATTCAAGAATATTCAAGTTCATGGTTGGGAATGGACAAAAAATGCAATCAAAGAAGGTATCATCGCTGGTCTTGATTTAGATTTTGGGCAAATTCCACCGGAGAAAGCCCCTAGAAACCTTACTCCTGAACAGAGAAAAGAGATCGCTGAGAAAGTTCGCAGCCTTTCTCAAGAACAACGTCAACAAATCAAACAAGCAGTAAAAGACCGAGTTGGTCGCTCTTAA
- a CDS encoding ABC transporter permease — MAMNPLTKARWQRFKANKRGYWSTWIFLVLFFFSLFAEFIANDKPLLVEFDNQWYYPIFEQYAETEFGGEFETEADYTDPYVIDLIEEKGFLIWPLIRFSYDTINYDIVASVPSAPDNVNWLGTDDKGRDVLARVIYGFRISVLFGFILTLVSSVIGVAVGATQGYYGGWIDLLGQRFIEVWSGMPTLFLLIILSSFVEPNFWWLLGIMVLFSWMSLVGVVRAEFLRCRNFDYVKAAHAMGVDDKRIMLRHMLPNAMVASLTMMPFILSGSVTTLTSLDFLGFGLPAGSPSLGELLAQGKANLQAPWLGLSAFAVLSIMLTLLVFAGEAVRDAFDPHQQG, encoded by the coding sequence ATGGCTATGAATCCTCTCACGAAAGCACGTTGGCAACGCTTTAAAGCAAACAAGCGAGGTTATTGGTCGACATGGATCTTTTTGGTCCTGTTTTTCTTTAGTCTATTTGCCGAATTTATTGCTAACGATAAACCACTTTTGGTTGAGTTTGATAATCAATGGTACTACCCGATCTTTGAACAGTACGCTGAAACCGAGTTTGGCGGAGAGTTCGAAACGGAAGCTGACTATACAGACCCTTATGTTATTGACCTTATTGAAGAAAAAGGGTTTTTAATCTGGCCGTTGATTCGATTCAGCTATGACACCATTAACTACGATATCGTCGCCTCCGTACCATCAGCGCCTGACAACGTGAACTGGCTGGGCACCGATGACAAAGGGCGCGATGTTCTAGCTAGGGTTATCTACGGTTTTCGAATTTCGGTATTGTTTGGGTTTATCTTGACTCTGGTATCGAGCGTTATTGGTGTCGCTGTTGGTGCGACGCAAGGCTACTATGGTGGCTGGATTGATCTACTGGGGCAACGGTTTATCGAAGTGTGGTCGGGGATGCCGACACTTTTCCTTTTGATTATCCTATCAAGCTTTGTAGAGCCGAATTTCTGGTGGCTACTCGGAATTATGGTGTTGTTTAGCTGGATGAGCTTGGTTGGCGTTGTTCGGGCGGAATTCTTACGCTGCAGAAACTTTGATTATGTAAAGGCTGCCCATGCCATGGGTGTTGATGATAAACGTATTATGCTACGTCACATGCTACCGAACGCGATGGTGGCATCATTGACTATGATGCCGTTTATTCTTTCCGGCTCGGTGACGACATTAACCTCGCTAGATTTCTTAGGGTTCGGCCTACCAGCGGGTTCACCATCACTTGGTGAGCTACTTGCTCAAGGTAAAGCAAATCTACAAGCGCCATGGCTCGGATTATCTGCGTTCGCGGTGTTGTCGATTATGCTAACTCTTCTCGTATTTGCGGGCGAAGCCGTTCGCGATGCATTTGACCCACACCAACAAGGCTAA